GATAGCTTGGCCGAGAGCTCCTGAATCTTACTGCACATCAAGCCTGCAGGTCACGGTGTCAGCTACCATCAATACTCTGGCTGATGTACTGCTGCAAAACAACAGGCTCCAAACATGACTTACCCAGTCTGCTCACAGGAGCTTTCTTTTTGGTATAAAGCATCCCATGGCACCAGCACTTTAGAATAAACCAATGTCAGAATGCATGACATTCTCCAGTTTTATTAGAGTTTGAAGCTGTTGCTTGGGGGAGGTGAGGTGCGGTGAGGACTGTTTTATGAATGCTAAAACAAAGCTTAAATTTTCCTTTAGAAAACAGGTAAATTCAAAGCTACTACTTAAGCCAAAAGATTCGACAAAGTTTTCCAATTCTGCTGAGTGACGGTCCTTTTATTATCAATACATAGGATAAGTGCAGCGCCTTGGGGCAGTACAACTCTGCATGAAAACCAACCAAATGACCACTAAAAAAAGTCACTGCTAACACCAGTGAGAAAACAAGAAGCCAAACCTCCAGCTCATTGCTTTAAGACAGCACTGATTCATCATCCTTTATGCGCCTATTCAAAGGCACTCAATTAGCTGCAGGGGCTACTGCAGTAGTTCAGAAGCTGCATACACCCTCAAAAGCTCACAGCCTGGCATTATTGTCACAGTCCTTTGAAATCAAATCCAGCTTTTTTTTCCTCTGTCTCTAGCTCTGTCTCTTCCTCCCAACTCACTCCCTCCGTGTCAGTCTGGCTGTCTctccctatctatctctctctctcctcccccgcacGTTTACTCCATAGTCCCAAATATTCCAATAATCAGTTATAAAATCAAGGGGAGTGTGGGGGCAGAATTCCATTTTAATTTGAACATCCTCGACACGGTTTGACATTCCTTAAAAGCCTAAAAGGAAGCAAGAATATTTTGAACATAAGCTCACTCGCTCTCTACTGCCAGACAATAGAGGTCTCTGCGGCTAAAAAAAAAGTTCTTAGTTACCTCAGAGAAATGGTACACTTGCTTTTTAAACGTGTAGATTAAAAGCCAGGCATCAACCACTGTTAGGACTACTCTGGTCACAGTCAAAAATCACTTATACAAGCATATTTGTATTAAAATAAAAATGCTCATCTTTCCATTCACGGAACTAAcaagaacacacacacaaaaagaaaGTTTCAGGACCCATATACAACAGCTGCTAGCTGTGTTTCCACTGCCTGCTACACAGATCAGATTTCATGGCTTTTTTGTTCCCTCTCCAGCTGGCTACTTTCCACATACCTTCGCCCACAAAACTCTGCCTCGCTGTGAACTTTAACCTCTCTACTGGTCTGCTTGAGTCATTCCCAGAAAAAGAAAACTCGCCGCCCAAGCATTGAGGACAAGAAGAAAATCTCAATGCTTAACAGTCATTTCCTAGACCCCCGTACGACCCAGTTTGGGATCTGCATTCCATACATGTATACTGCTTTGCCCTTTCATTCATTGTGGCTTTCTGGAGATTGCACTTAATTTTTGGTAAGAAGGTTATTAATTGATTTTGAGAGAGTGAACATGCAATATTATTTGGAAAGCAATGGGTACGACCATAATTTATTCCTATTTTTGTAATATTAGCCATTTATGAAAGTAGCCTTCTGGCTGAGACAGATAGTAGAGAAAAAAGAAAAGATAGATTTGCATTTATTTTGCATCTTTCACTAACCCAGGGCATccaaaagtactttacagccaattacttACTTCTGAAGTGACttctgtcactgttgtaatgtaggaaatagggcagtcaatttgcacacaaggtcccattAACAGATGGAACATGGGATCAGgaaaagaccattcagccctttaagTCTGTTGTGTTATTTAATTAGATATGGCTAATTTGTTTCTTAACCCCAACTATCAGCCtttgttctgtaacccttaatacccttgcctcacATGTATCCATCAATTTCCGTTTTGAAAATGTCAACTGAACTTGCTCAGCAGCTTTGAGGGAAGACCGTTCCAGATTTTTACGAGCgtttttgtgaagaagtgcttcctgacatccccTCGaacgcctagctctaattttaagttttaacccccttagattacaggatgatatagatgtgctggtaagatgggcagagcggtggcaaatggaatttaatcctgagaagtgtgaggtgatgcattttgggaggactaacaaggcaagggaatatacaatggatggtcggaccctagaaagtacagagggtcagagggaccttggtgtacatgtccatagatcactgaagacagcagcacaggtagataaggtggttaggaaggcatatgggatacttgcctttattagctgtggcatagaatataagagcagggaggttatgttggagctgtataaaatgctagttaggccacagctggagtactgtgtacagttctggtcaccacactacaggaaggatgtgattgcactggagagggtacagaggagattcaccaggatgttgcctgggatggagcatttcagttatgaagagagactggataggctagggttgttttcctgaggggacttgattgaggtatacaaaattatgaggggcattgatagattagttaggaagaaactttttcccttagcggagatgtcaataaccagggggcatagatttaaggtaaggggcaggagcattagaggggatttgaggaaaaatattttcacccagagggtggctggaatctggaatgcactgcctgaaggggtggtagaggcaggaaccctcacaacatttaagtatttagatgagcacttgaaacgccatagcatacaaggctacgggccaagtgttggaaaatgggatcagaatagctaggcgcttgatggccggcatggacacgtttggccgaagggcctatttctgtgctgtataactctatgactctttctctgtagaggaaatagtttctctcgatttaccctatcaactcctttgaaCAAGTTAAAATACCTCAGTTGGATCACCTCTTAAACTCCAACGTGCAAGGAAAGACAAGCTCAAGTATGCAACGGTCTTCACAATGTTACCCTTTTATCCCTGGTGAAGTTGCTTGAGgcataaatattagtcaggacaccagacagaattcccctactcttcaaaatagtgccatgggatcttttatgtccagtcAAGAGGGAAGAATGGGCCTTggttttaatatctcatccaaaaaatggcacctctaagagggcagcacactctcagtactgcactggagtgtcagcctggaatacATGCGCCAGACTTTGGAGTGAGACTCATACCCACAACCTTATCTCAgaaatgagagtgctaccactgagccaggcTGCTTGAGAGGGACACAAGGTCTGGTTCCCATTTTGACCATAACTTTACAATGATCAGTGTCGCCAGTTCTAAGCCAGCCTGCTAAACAGAAATCCACAGTGCTCTTCAATAGGCAAGTGTTTGTGAATTTCAAAAAGTACCAAGATTGTCTACTTCGTCTGGCACATTTCAAGGAACACTGCCTGTCAGTCAATTAAAAGGCTTCTGTCATCAAGACTCCTAAATTTGCAAGTCAGATATTCCTGAATGGGACAGTGGTACAGTTATTTCTACAGAACTTTAACAGCAATATCACACTGAAGTACTGTTCAAACATGTCAAAGAGAATATTAGTCAAAAGAATTGCTGTTTGCCAGCTCCTTGGATGGTGTTGTCACTTTAAACTGCTCGAAGTTATATTCACTTCACTTCTAACTTCACCTCAATGGAATCAATTCTTTAGAAACAGCAAAAGTGATCACAGAGCAAACCAATGCCTGGACAGTCCTGATCTCCAGCTAAAAAGGAGCCTTAATGGAGGCTAGTGGTCTTGTGGGGAAGAGGCAGGCAGTGTACATTAGGTGATGAGGTTAGTGCAGAGAGAGAAAATTCACTAAAAAGTGTATGTGCTGGCACCAGGAAACATTTTGAATCCATTTAATAAAAATTGATTGCTCTATTTAAATATCTCTTTGCCAAACCATAGTCATCAGCAATGCCTAGCTCGCAAGCGCTAAAAACACTTGCTTTGTGATCTAGAAATGGCTCACAACAAAATTCACACCTTATGGCTGCTGGATCAGGAGGAACATTCTCTTCCCACCCCATGACTTGCAAGCCAAAAATTCCTGTCAGAAACACGGGGCACTTTAGAGAATTAAAGCTCTCCAGCAAACCACAATTTTAATGGCACATACATtctggaaaaacattttcatgcaaggCTTTTCAATAAAGATTGCATGTTCATGTTGCAATAAAATATAAAAAGGCTCATAATTCTGAAGTCATATATTTAAATGGCTGTCTTGTAAGTGTAGGAATTTCTGTCTTATGAGCCAAAAATTCTAGAGGACTATTCACCTTTGATTGGTTCAAaaaggcacaaacatgaaaataattCACATGtagcattttattttttaaataattttACCTGCGATTGCTGAAGGCTGCCCTGCAGTCTCAGTTGCTGCATTCGGAGTTTGTTTCGAAATTGCAACTGCAGAGGGGTTGGCTGCTGAGTGGGCCCGGGCTGCTGAGGTTGCTGCACTGCCGAGGTTGGTTGCTGCATGTAATGCACCACTGAGGGCTGACTCTGACCCCCAGCCACTTGAGGCATCTTCTGAGTGGATAGATCGGGGTCAAAATGCGACAGCGGCTTGGTGTTGCTAAACGAAAGCTGCTCTGATGGCATGGAGTTCTCGTTCACGGGACCCTGGCTCAAACCAGCTTGCTGCTGCACCATCATGGTGATGCGGTTGGGCTGGCTGGAGGGTGCTTTATTGTAAAGGTAACTTTGCATGGCGGTGGCTGGGttgtttgagggaggaatgttgggcaGCATTGcatttggagggctgaatggctgcTGATGCAGTGAAGGACTAGGAAGTTTGTCTGGTTGGTAGGGTGGGGAAGGTCCAGAGGAAGGAACTGGGGGCCAGTTTGCTGCCTGGCCCTGCTGTGGGTGTGACTGTTGGGAAACTGAGCGCTGGTGCTGGCTAGCTGCTATCTTCTTTAGCTGCTGTGCATGTGACAGTTCATGCCAATTGGTCCCAACTCGGTTGGCACCAGTGCCTGACAACAAAGGTGGCTGAGCCTGGCTCGGAGCTTGGTTCTGAGATGAAGACATGGGCAATGGCATTGGATTGGGTGGAGCCGGTAATGGATATGATGTACCTGTAGAGGGGGGCCTCCGCTGAGGAGACCCCCCAGGTGCCTGATTGTAATTAGGAGAAAATTCTCGGTTTGGTATGGGATTCTCCAAGTGTGAAGCTGCTTGAGGAGATGGCTTCCGAGTGCTGCTCTGATTTGTTTGTACAAGACCCAGGTTCAGAGGGTCACTCCTGTTGGTCAAAATGTCAAGTTCATTGAGGGGAGGATTGGGCATATTTGTTAATTCCTCCAACAGATCCTCCAAGTCCTGATCCATTGTTTGCATATTGTTGACTCCTTTGGAGTCAAATGAGAACATGTGTCCATCCCCCACATTTGGTTTCATCTCTGCACTGGATGTCACAGCAAATTGTGAGCTAATGTCATTCCCATTTGCTTGGTTACTACCCATGAGGCCTGCATTGGTGCCTGGCGCTACACATCCCAAAGATGGCCCCATGGAGGCAGGAGTCTGCAGGCCCTGGCTGCGGTGCCCAATTGGCAGTGAGGAGTTTTGCACATCTGGCCGAAGGACATTGGAGGTGTCGCCCTGACCCATCGGAAGACTGACATCATCAAGACAGATCCTTTTAACCTCGCCTGAAAATGTGCCATCACAAAGTTCATTGATTTTGTCATGATTGGCGGGTGAGCCATTACTTTCCAATTTTCTCTTTATTGATCCTTGCagctgaaaaaaaaagaaaaggatGCGTTGAGGTTAGGTCAGCTTCTGAGGACAACAAACGCACATCACGGTCAAAAAGATCCTTCACTGCTCATCTCCAGTACAGATACAAAACTGATCAAAGAGTAATCTGCAAGGATTCATTATGCCTTATTCTCAGATTAAATtctttatcagtgcatgtctgtcacTTCAGTCTAACAATATACTAAACATTCTATGCAGTAAGGGAATGCTGTTTTATAAATTCAGGAAGCAAATTCAGCTGAATAGCCTTAAATCCTTGACTTTTGAGACAAAGTACACATTTATTAGACAATCTGTACTGGATGATGTGGACACAAAAAGAATTCATGCATACACAGAGCGAATAATTGCTATTAAAAACGGGTCATACCTAACGTAATCTCAAATGCAAAGTCTATTATTGGTAAAGAACCAGGTCAATACTTCACTGATAAAATGGATAACAAGGGAAACAGCACCTAAAAACTGAAtttcacacagcaagttgttaGAGCATGGAATGTCTTGCCACACAGTGTTGTTGAGATTAACCTATCTTTTAAAGGGGAGAATAGATAAACATTTGGAGCGAGCAAGATACAGaacagagcagggcagtgggattagatttggaGCAAAGAGGCAGCAAGGACACaagtggccaaatggcctccatctgttctGTAAACACCTGTAGTTCCGTGTAATCACAATACAATCACAGACACTTTCAGGAATGTTAGGGTTCATTTACACGACCACTGTAAAGTCAGTGTGAAGTGCTATCACAATGCAGCCTGAATCCAGAGTTTGAGCTCAACATGACACTGGTGCGAGTCTCAGAGGAGGAACTCTCGCTCCAAGCCATGTCAGCCCTTAAATCGAATTTGCACGACACCGGTTTAGCTGATAGAAGTAACTGGAGTTAAGAGTTTAGTACAAAGTGTAAATACACTAGTATTTTATATCTATGTTTGTGACTGATTACTGTCTGCATAGTTGCCTTCTCTCTCACATCCTATGTCCCTACTGGCATTGGTGAATATTAAAGCAAAAAAGGAAACACACAGTCTTACACATTTATATAGAGACAGGAGCAAATATTTTTCCCCTCTGCTCTCTCAGTTGATTCTCCATCctcaattataaaaaggacaggcaacCAACAACTACTACTTCCATTTAGATAGCACCATTAACGGAGGCATGGGGCAAAACTGTTTattacagtctggaatgcacttcctgaaagagcAGTGGGAGCAGATTCCATCGTAACTTTTCGAAgcaatttggataaatacttgaaaaggagaaatttgtagggctgtggggaaagagcagggggagtgaaactaattggatagaaatttcaaagagctagcacagacacaataggccaaatggcctccttcagtactgTTTGATTCTACCTTTAAAGATAGAAGAGCATCCCAAAGTACCTGAACCAATTGCTCACTCTGTTAGTACTACTCTAACTGGCTTCAGGAGCATGCAAGCAAAGCCCTGGTCAGCTTGGCTTTGAGAAGCACCTCACCTCTGCTCAGCACCTACCACAGTCAACCTGGCAAAGATTAGCATCCCACCAGGCGAGGAACTGTCATGACTACAAATACCACCAATTTGTTGCACAGAGCATGTTGGAGTATAAACATTTGATTATCAGTTTTAATTTTCACATTCATTTTAAAACCAAACCTGTCCTGGCAGTGCACTTACCTTAACTCCAATTACTACCATCAACTAAAAGGTCTCCTTGGAGCAGAAAACTATTCTGCAACCTGAAATATTTCCAATCACTGCAAGTCCAAACAATCTCTTATGATCATAAATGCCTAGACTTGAAAGTGCCatttttaaatgttttaaaaaCCGCACGGGATTTTCCTTTTGACTAGGTAGAAAGAGAGAAATGATTACACAACTGGGCATTTGCAACTGGCACTTCCTTTGCAGTGGCTTGTTGAACAGGATGCTCCTGGAGGTTTTTGCAATGCATTTGGGTGGCTTTCTCTGGGATCttacatggaattacatagaatgAACAGCATAGAAACAATCCATTCAGCCCATTTATGCTGCACACTGACCCTCCTTCACCCGACTTCATCAAACTCCATCagcatttccttctatttctttcttcaagtatttatctggcttcccccttaaatgcatctatgctattctcctcaactaatccttgtggtagcaagttccacattctaaccactctctgaataaagaggTTTCTCCTTCATTTGTTCTTGGATTTATTAGCCATTATTTTGTGTTTATGATCCCTAGTTTTGAACATCCACATAAGTGAAAACatcggggggaattttatggaggcgagGGGTCTCGGCCACCAACTGGAGAGCTGGTCAGAGACTCGTGTTGCCTCCTTTGGAAAAGGCCGGCCATATTATGAAGTACtcaggcacttgagaggccacTGACGGGCCTATCCCAGGATCAGGACCCCGGGGGTGGGAAGTCCCAaccactgagagctgctggccaatcagaggccagtagctctcgctcagcagcaccaccgtggaggtggtggctgctgctggaacagCACCCACCAGAGGCCCATGATTGCAGAGCGACACAGGTCAGAGGTACATGATGGTGGGAGGAgtttcatggggtgggggtcatgggggaggtgGGTGTAGAGGGGTTGGCAGCATGGGCAGGGTTGTGGCTCTcaatgaacccccccccccccacttcccaatgTCAGATCCCTCATTCagacactgagtgcctttgaacaaggattCCTCCCGGAAGACCACAAGCAGCCCTGCACGGGTTTGCATAGCGTGCTCCACGTGTGGTAACAGGCccaccagcggcagtgggaagcagCCCTTAATGGAGgcttaattgccccttaagggcctcaattggaagGCCTTCCTGCCACAGACTTAATCGGGATGGAGGCAGGACGGTGACGGGGTCCCCACCATCCCAGCTGATTAAATgccttccccacctccaaacttgccACGGGGGAAGAACATAAAATGCTGACCATCATCTCTACATTTACCCATCACACCTCTTCAAAATTTTAAAGACTCCATATTAGGTCACCCTCAGCCCTTACTTTCCTAGAAGGGAAAAAAAAAAGTCCCCGCTTGTTCTGTCTATCCCGATAGGTATAATCTCAGAGTT
This Heterodontus francisci isolate sHetFra1 chromosome 15, sHetFra1.hap1, whole genome shotgun sequence DNA region includes the following protein-coding sequences:
- the LOC137377501 gene encoding mastermind-like protein 2 isoform X2, whose product is METMLAFRSFLFQFHFKVLQGSIKRKLESNGSPANHDKINELCDGTFSGEVKRICLDDVSLPMGQGDTSNVLRPDVQNSSLPIGHRSQGLQTPASMGPSLGCVAPGTNAGLMGSNQANGNDISSQFAVTSSAEMKPNVGDGHMFSFDSKGVNNMQTMDQDLEDLLEELTNMPNPPLNELDILTNRSDPLNLGLVQTNQSSTRKPSPQAASHLENPIPNREFSPNYNQAPGGSPQRRPPSTGTSYPLPAPPNPMPLPMSSSQNQAPSQAQPPLLSGTGANRVGTNWHELSHAQQLKKIAASQHQRSVSQQSHPQQGQAANWPPVPSSGPSPPYQPDKLPSPSLHQQPFSPPNAMLPNIPPSNNPATAMQSYLYNKAPSSQPNRITMMVQQQAGLSQGPVNENSMPSEQLSFSNTKPLSHFDPDLSTQKMPQVAGGQSQPSVVHYMQQPTSAVQQPQQPGPTQQPTPLQLQFRNKLRMQQLRLQGSLQQSQDHNPSNNYIKATSQAFLKQQLLKKQQHNFLQQQLLADQEKQRQHDQINGHMIRVSPEYKEQRSAFGVQSLNQFQAVAQSLPTNSGQPLPTPPSAHCGMRLNPGLLQVTSQNSLGPGIPAVTASQSDRTMGMYSTNPGNQQNIYIPSSGINMPLRPSQSVLGMRSTSQAVPSQAIIRQRTTITGFTGSVPNPAVPPQHVRQSINQAGANIPVQGISNTLATSGMASQMWPQQRIPPMQNQTKMDGTMQQFSNNPLFSKQTMRPNLPVQPFPHQNIAPPNQIAPGGQMRPLQQLNPGQTGQSMVSMSGPSPRHNQPRLPSAAMASMKSVPQGINSLSQTHPVPGLAPTSYASTGQSSGSFNRMNPTTEVSSFDFLQHNSSNTLGGARNESDFIESIMKSSSSNDDWINDLTLDDFLGQHS
- the LOC137377501 gene encoding mastermind-like protein 2 isoform X1 yields the protein MLLVSQRVEAPRIEQHISLQGSIKRKLESNGSPANHDKINELCDGTFSGEVKRICLDDVSLPMGQGDTSNVLRPDVQNSSLPIGHRSQGLQTPASMGPSLGCVAPGTNAGLMGSNQANGNDISSQFAVTSSAEMKPNVGDGHMFSFDSKGVNNMQTMDQDLEDLLEELTNMPNPPLNELDILTNRSDPLNLGLVQTNQSSTRKPSPQAASHLENPIPNREFSPNYNQAPGGSPQRRPPSTGTSYPLPAPPNPMPLPMSSSQNQAPSQAQPPLLSGTGANRVGTNWHELSHAQQLKKIAASQHQRSVSQQSHPQQGQAANWPPVPSSGPSPPYQPDKLPSPSLHQQPFSPPNAMLPNIPPSNNPATAMQSYLYNKAPSSQPNRITMMVQQQAGLSQGPVNENSMPSEQLSFSNTKPLSHFDPDLSTQKMPQVAGGQSQPSVVHYMQQPTSAVQQPQQPGPTQQPTPLQLQFRNKLRMQQLRLQGSLQQSQDHNPSNNYIKATSQAFLKQQLLKKQQHNFLQQQLLADQEKQRQHDQINGHMIRVSPEYKEQRSAFGVQSLNQFQAVAQSLPTNSGQPLPTPPSAHCGMRLNPGLLQVTSQNSLGPGIPAVTASQSDRTMGMYSTNPGNQQNIYIPSSGINMPLRPSQSVLGMRSTSQAVPSQAIIRQRTTITGFTGSVPNPAVPPQHVRQSINQAGANIPVQGISNTLATSGMASQMWPQQRIPPMQNQTKMDGTMQQFSNNPLFSKQTMRPNLPVQPFPHQNIAPPNQIAPGGQMRPLQQLNPGQTGQSMVSMSGPSPRHNQPRLPSAAMASMKSVPQGINSLSQTHPVPGLAPTSYASTGQSSGSFNRMNPTTEVSSFDFLQHNSSNTLGGARNESDFIESIMKSSSSNDDWINDLTLDDFLGQHS